A window from Myxococcus fulvus encodes these proteins:
- a CDS encoding sensor histidine kinase: MPLRYTLLPLLLPATVVGLLVASLGTPSGAVPVALITLAGSLMALGLSRGALQRQLDRLERSTRGRAEGGNGPTPDPDRLEEVASLEGAIDSLHSRLSARNTELSQETRTLTAVLDSMAEGVWVTDAEGTVVRHNDALRGILQPGASIVGQRPLAILRDDQLHDAVMRACREGASRHLELSLEGLFPRTLSIRVTPLGKDLPGSAAVFHDVTELRRLEKVRKDFVANVSHELRTPITAIRGYAETLQGGALGDAKMAPRMVEIIHRQSERLSELVEDLLELSRLESREVNLKLGEVSLAEAAARAADTVRLKAEGKGHVVSLHVPAGLRAVGDPRAVEQVLLNLLDNAVKYTPAGGRVDVDGACEDGRCVVRVRDTGVGIEPRHLSRIFERFYRVDKGRSRDMGGTGLGLSIVKHLLQAMDGEVKVESQPNEGSTFTIFLPQAAPARSATG; this comes from the coding sequence ATGCCCCTGCGCTACACGCTGCTCCCCCTGCTCCTGCCCGCCACGGTGGTGGGCCTGCTCGTGGCCTCGCTCGGGACGCCGAGCGGCGCGGTGCCGGTGGCGCTCATCACCCTGGCCGGCTCGCTCATGGCGCTGGGGCTCAGCCGAGGCGCGCTGCAGCGCCAGCTGGACCGGCTGGAGCGCAGCACGCGCGGCCGCGCCGAGGGCGGCAACGGGCCCACGCCGGACCCGGACCGATTGGAGGAGGTGGCGAGCCTGGAGGGCGCCATCGACTCGCTGCACTCGCGCCTGTCCGCGCGCAACACCGAGCTGAGCCAGGAGACGCGCACGCTCACCGCCGTGCTGGACAGCATGGCCGAGGGCGTCTGGGTGACGGACGCCGAGGGCACGGTGGTGCGCCACAACGACGCGTTGCGCGGCATCCTCCAGCCCGGCGCGTCCATCGTCGGCCAGCGCCCCCTGGCCATCCTGCGCGACGACCAGCTCCATGACGCCGTCATGCGCGCCTGCCGCGAGGGCGCCTCCCGCCACCTGGAGCTGTCGCTCGAGGGGCTGTTCCCCCGCACGCTGTCCATCCGGGTGACGCCCTTGGGCAAGGACCTGCCGGGCAGCGCCGCCGTCTTCCACGACGTCACCGAGCTGCGCCGGCTGGAGAAGGTGCGCAAGGACTTCGTCGCCAACGTGTCCCACGAGCTGCGCACGCCGATTACCGCCATCCGCGGCTACGCGGAGACGCTCCAGGGCGGCGCGCTCGGGGACGCGAAGATGGCCCCACGCATGGTGGAAATCATCCACCGCCAGTCCGAACGCCTCTCCGAGCTGGTCGAGGACCTGCTGGAGCTGTCGCGGCTGGAGTCGCGCGAGGTGAACCTGAAACTCGGGGAAGTCTCGCTCGCCGAGGCCGCCGCGCGGGCCGCCGACACTGTGCGCCTGAAGGCCGAGGGCAAGGGCCACGTGGTTTCACTCCACGTCCCGGCGGGCCTGCGGGCGGTGGGAGACCCGCGCGCGGTGGAGCAGGTGCTGCTCAACCTCCTCGACAACGCGGTGAAGTACACGCCGGCGGGCGGGCGGGTGGACGTGGACGGAGCGTGCGAGGACGGGCGGTGCGTGGTGCGGGTGCGGGACACGGGCGTGGGCATCGAGCCGCGCCACCTGTCGCGAATCTTCGAGCGCTTCTACCGGGTGGACAAGGGTCGCAGCCGGGACATGGGCGGCACGGGGCTGGGGCTCTCCATCGTGAAACACCTGCTCCAGGCCATGGACGGCGAGGTCAAGGTCGAGAGCCAACCGAACGAGGGCAGCACCTTCACCATTTTTCTGCCCCAGGCGGCCCCCGCGCGCTCTGCGACGGGATAG
- a CDS encoding metallophosphoesterase family protein, with translation MRVAILADIHGNLPACEAVLEDIERSVAPDFIVAAGDLALRGAHPRETVDLIFDRCDSVLMGNTDCYLAGNYLGGAYRERDHWKTELLRWTREQLGEEHLRKLGALPFSVRYTPRKGQDLFVCHANPRNLEESLDPTLDDVAVRRYFAHLDAAACAFGHLHFPYRRRVGRMLIADVASAGIPRDGDLRPAYGVFTYTPKGWRVQIRRVRYPVRKATQALTARRVPGGPLLIHKLVEARYRHHHALMEAARRHSGLPPPGPVLRPPPGAPIRNAAVPLEGRAPPEVDPTSMPTDMDGTVTDATPLPLDVLNDLDG, from the coding sequence ATGCGGGTCGCCATCCTCGCGGACATTCACGGCAACCTCCCCGCCTGCGAGGCCGTGCTGGAGGACATCGAGCGCTCCGTGGCGCCCGACTTCATCGTCGCGGCCGGAGACCTGGCGCTGCGCGGCGCGCACCCTCGCGAGACGGTGGACCTCATCTTCGACCGCTGCGACTCCGTGCTGATGGGAAACACGGACTGCTACCTCGCCGGGAACTACCTGGGGGGTGCGTACCGCGAGCGGGACCACTGGAAGACGGAGCTGTTGCGCTGGACGCGGGAGCAGCTGGGCGAGGAGCACCTGCGCAAGCTGGGCGCCCTGCCCTTCTCCGTGCGCTACACGCCGCGCAAGGGGCAGGACCTCTTCGTGTGCCACGCCAACCCGCGCAACCTCGAGGAGTCGCTGGACCCCACGCTGGATGACGTGGCGGTGCGCCGCTACTTCGCCCACCTGGACGCGGCCGCGTGCGCCTTCGGCCACCTGCACTTCCCCTACCGCCGCCGCGTGGGCCGCATGCTCATCGCGGACGTGGCCAGCGCGGGCATCCCGCGTGACGGAGACTTGCGCCCCGCCTACGGCGTCTTCACGTACACGCCCAAGGGCTGGCGCGTGCAGATCCGCCGCGTGCGCTACCCGGTGCGCAAGGCCACCCAGGCGCTCACCGCGCGGCGCGTGCCGGGCGGGCCGCTGCTCATCCACAAGCTGGTGGAGGCGCGCTACCGCCACCACCACGCGCTGATGGAGGCCGCGCGCCGCCACTCCGGCCTGCCGCCTCCGGGCCCCGTGCTGCGGCCGCCGCCGGGCGCGCCCATCCGCAACGCGGCGGTGCCGCTGGAGGGCCGGGCGCCCCCGGAGGTGGACCCCACCTCCATGCCCACGGACATGGACGGCACCGTCACGGACGCGACGCCGCTGCCGCTGGATGTGTTGAACGACCTGGACGGCTGA
- a CDS encoding tetratricopeptide repeat protein has protein sequence MHRHDSPSRVGALFLVVGLLAPPGLARPLFPAPVLSQLGPTSPQIDRAREQIDDGEFEEARRTLQEGLDAPDVTDDQLVELYRLLGLTALYLGDEHQAREAYEKLLQARPDYELPRTAPPKLRSLYARIKEDIRSRRVRPVTLDVDPIPDPRGGEPIVVEATIQELALGARARLFYRRAGGQAYNSVDFVKDRGEKERFRAVVPAYDVPLEPEPYEVEYYFEVVDAAQRRLAGRGDSFQPLLFQVAPEKATAAAAEASEGRPWYKSPWLWVAVGAVAIGGTAGIVALTSSEDRGRVPITIRVDPSQP, from the coding sequence ATGCACAGGCATGATTCGCCGTCGCGGGTGGGGGCGCTCTTTCTCGTCGTGGGCCTGCTGGCGCCCCCCGGGTTGGCCCGTCCGCTCTTCCCCGCGCCCGTCCTCTCACAGCTCGGCCCCACCAGCCCTCAAATCGACCGCGCACGCGAGCAGATCGACGACGGTGAGTTCGAGGAGGCCCGACGCACGCTCCAGGAAGGACTGGACGCGCCGGATGTGACGGACGACCAGCTGGTGGAGCTCTACCGCCTGCTCGGCCTCACGGCGCTCTACCTGGGCGACGAGCACCAGGCGCGCGAGGCCTACGAGAAGCTGCTGCAGGCCCGGCCGGACTACGAGCTGCCTCGCACGGCGCCGCCCAAGCTGCGCTCGCTCTACGCGCGCATCAAGGAGGACATCCGCAGCCGGCGCGTGCGCCCCGTCACCCTGGACGTGGACCCGATTCCGGACCCTCGCGGCGGAGAGCCCATCGTCGTGGAGGCCACCATCCAGGAGCTGGCGCTCGGCGCCCGCGCGCGGCTGTTCTACCGACGCGCCGGAGGCCAGGCCTACAACTCCGTCGACTTCGTGAAGGACCGCGGCGAGAAGGAGCGCTTCCGCGCCGTCGTCCCCGCCTACGACGTGCCCCTGGAGCCCGAGCCCTACGAGGTGGAGTACTACTTCGAGGTGGTGGACGCGGCGCAGCGCCGGCTCGCCGGACGCGGTGACTCGTTCCAGCCGCTGCTCTTCCAGGTCGCCCCCGAGAAGGCCACGGCCGCGGCCGCCGAGGCCTCCGAGGGCCGCCCCTGGTACAAGAGCCCCTGGCTCTGGGTGGCCGTGGGCGCGGTGGCCATCGGCGGCACCGCGGGCATCGTCGCCCTCACCTCGTCCGAAGACAGGGGCCGCGTCCCCATCACCATCCGCGTGGACCCCTCCCAGCCATGA
- a CDS encoding SixA phosphatase family protein encodes MSPRELPLLLVRHAEAEEAHVLGDEARALTPEGRALFRQHARKLARLTPLRGIVTSPLVRAVQTAELLAEALGLAQVDVHPALLPRKGAARRILKLAHELGPGFALVGHNPSLEKALALALGDDTRAPDKLRKGTAVALRALADDGGYQLVWWAAPGRSLKRYDTEG; translated from the coding sequence ATGTCCCCACGTGAACTGCCCCTGCTGCTCGTCCGCCACGCCGAAGCCGAGGAAGCCCACGTGCTGGGCGACGAGGCCCGCGCGCTCACCCCCGAAGGCCGCGCGCTGTTCCGCCAGCACGCGCGCAAGCTCGCCCGCCTCACGCCGCTGCGCGGCATCGTCACCAGCCCCCTGGTGCGCGCCGTCCAGACGGCGGAGCTGCTCGCCGAGGCCCTGGGCCTGGCCCAGGTGGACGTCCACCCCGCGCTCCTGCCGAGGAAGGGCGCGGCCCGCCGCATCCTGAAGCTCGCCCACGAGCTGGGCCCGGGCTTCGCGCTGGTGGGCCACAACCCCTCGCTGGAGAAGGCGCTCGCGCTCGCGCTGGGCGACGACACCCGCGCCCCCGACAAGCTGCGCAAGGGCACTGCGGTGGCGCTGCGCGCGCTCGCCGACGACGGCGGCTACCAGCTCGTGTGGTGGGCCGCGCCGGGCCGCTCGCTCAAGCGCTACGACACGGAGGGCTGA
- a CDS encoding response regulator, with product MTRILIIEDEQDLAGLVEYNLRAAGFETESANTGAGGLARARANPPDLLLLDLMLPDIAGGEVLRMLKQDPELRKTSVIIVSAKGQESDRVQGLELGADDYVVKPFSVRELLLRVKAVLRRGDADEGPAQVLAAGDILLDTSRHQVRVKNEEVILTALEFRLLRTLLERSDRVQTREVLLSDVWGIQAEIHTRTVDTHIKRLREKLGPAGDIIETVRGVGYKLSPP from the coding sequence ATGACGCGAATCCTGATCATCGAGGACGAGCAGGACCTCGCCGGCCTCGTCGAATACAACCTGCGGGCCGCCGGCTTCGAGACCGAGTCCGCCAACACGGGCGCCGGGGGCCTGGCCCGCGCGCGCGCCAATCCGCCGGACCTGCTGCTCTTGGACCTGATGCTGCCGGACATCGCGGGCGGCGAGGTGCTCCGGATGCTCAAGCAGGACCCGGAGCTGCGCAAGACGTCCGTCATCATCGTCAGCGCCAAGGGCCAGGAGTCCGACCGCGTGCAGGGCCTGGAGCTGGGCGCGGACGACTACGTGGTGAAGCCCTTCTCCGTGCGGGAGCTGCTCCTGCGCGTCAAGGCGGTGCTGCGCCGGGGCGACGCCGACGAGGGGCCCGCGCAGGTGCTCGCCGCGGGCGACATCCTCCTGGACACCTCCCGCCACCAGGTGCGCGTGAAGAACGAGGAGGTCATCCTCACCGCGCTGGAGTTCCGCCTGCTGCGCACGCTCCTGGAGCGCAGCGACCGCGTGCAGACGCGCGAGGTGCTCCTGTCCGACGTCTGGGGCATCCAGGCCGAAATCCACACCCGCACCGTGGACACGCACATCAAGCGGCTGCGCGAGAAGCTCGGCCCCGCTGGTGACATCATCGAGACGGTGCGCGGCGTGGGCTACAAGCTCAGCCCTCCGTAG
- a CDS encoding DUF1634 domain-containing protein, whose product MSEPLSNEPRVEVRAVVVPPAGSAPLSAELLISDLLRYGVLASMALVTLGTVVTFFRHPDYLVSSEALERLTAPHPVPHGLADVVAGAMAARGQSFVMAGLLVMMAVPVMRVALSLLIFRQQKDRLYVAITTCVLTLLLVSFLVGAAEG is encoded by the coding sequence ATGAGCGAGCCTTTGTCGAACGAGCCCCGCGTGGAGGTCCGCGCGGTGGTGGTGCCGCCCGCCGGCTCCGCCCCGCTGAGCGCGGAGCTGCTCATCAGCGACTTGCTGCGCTACGGCGTGCTCGCCAGCATGGCGCTGGTGACGCTGGGCACGGTGGTGACGTTCTTCCGCCACCCCGACTACCTGGTGTCGTCGGAGGCGCTGGAGCGGCTCACCGCGCCGCACCCGGTGCCGCATGGGCTGGCGGACGTGGTGGCCGGCGCGATGGCCGCGCGCGGGCAGTCCTTCGTGATGGCGGGCCTCCTGGTGATGATGGCCGTGCCGGTGATGCGTGTGGCGCTGTCGCTGCTCATCTTCCGGCAGCAGAAGGACCGGCTCTACGTGGCCATCACCACGTGCGTGCTGACGCTGCTGCTGGTGTCCTTCCTGGTGGGCGCGGCGGAGGGCTGA